The window GCGACACGGATTAAGAAGCAAAAGGTTTGACCGTGATTCAGGGGCGCGCCAAGCGCTTTTCCGCGGTCTGGTAACTGATCTGCTGGGCTATGAAAAAGTGACCACTACCGAGTCACGAGCCAAGGAGATCCGCCGGGTAGCCGAAAAAATGGTAACTCTCGGTAAAAAAGGCGACTTGAATGCTCGCCGGCGGGCACTGGCTTTTATCTACGATGAGAAGATAGTTTCCAAGTTGTTCGACGATCTGGCCAAGCGCTACGCCGAACGCGCCGGTGGTTACACCCGTGTGACCAAACTGGTTCCGCGGCTGGGAGACGCCGCCCCCATGGCCGTGGTGGAACTGCTTAAGTAGGGCAATTGACCGGTATCTCCAAATCCAAACTGGCTTTAATAATTGAATATGACGGTACGAGGTTCTGCGGCTCCCAGCGGCAAGGTAAAGGAGTCACGGTGCAAAGTGAACTGGAGCTGGCCTTACAAAAATTGACCGGTGCGGCGATCCGGGTGAATCTGTCCAGCCGCACTGACGCCGGGGTTTCGGCGCTGGGTCAGGTAGCCAGTTTCCGCAACGCTTCGACGGTGCCACTGGAAAAGGTTGTGAAGGGACTCAATCACTATCTACCTGAGGATATAGCGGTGCAGGCGGTCTGCCGCATCCCGGATGACCTCGATGTACGGCGCCACGCAGTGAGCCGGGAATATCGCTACCGTATCTGGAACAGCCCCATGCCTTCTCCCGTAATGGAAAGGCACGCCCATCTCGTCAGCGGGGCTCTGGATGAGGGGCTGATGGACACTGCAGCCAGGATGCTGATCGGCACTCATGACCTGGTTTCATTCGCCAGCCGCATGGCAAAGTTTGAAAAAACTACCGTGCGCAG is drawn from Dehalogenimonas sp. THU2 and contains these coding sequences:
- the rplQ gene encoding 50S ribosomal protein L17; this encodes MRHGLRSKRFDRDSGARQALFRGLVTDLLGYEKVTTTESRAKEIRRVAEKMVTLGKKGDLNARRRALAFIYDEKIVSKLFDDLAKRYAERAGGYTRVTKLVPRLGDAAPMAVVELLK
- the truA gene encoding tRNA pseudouridine(38-40) synthase TruA; protein product: MTGISKSKLALIIEYDGTRFCGSQRQGKGVTVQSELELALQKLTGAAIRVNLSSRTDAGVSALGQVASFRNASTVPLEKVVKGLNHYLPEDIAVQAVCRIPDDLDVRRHAVSREYRYRIWNSPMPSPVMERHAHLVSGALDEGLMDTAARMLIGTHDLVSFASRMAKFEKTTVRSVHEAGVSREGKEILFRIVAGSFLPHQVRNTVGALIRVGRGKMTLEEFGELLETKIPGTAGPAVPGRGLCLVRINYLRDLGDYNENL